A window from Ignavibacteriota bacterium encodes these proteins:
- a CDS encoding HmuY family protein has product MKQILYIILILSIFISCDENSTDPKDDNKTEVQQFKSHNVKTNGKHYFSFSTNSAETSEPSSFDIAFGTVPLTVESAPCQYFTMPNDPVILCGPNSEIAIIDAVSLGEVTSIPAASEFAKDNTVGEAYIGKKWYDANNAVLQNVYIIKNCAGNYSLLEITNYDYDFTLHQISSIHFRYKYNSFGGTDFSTTPIDSFKTENAYNDMKYFSFEEGKVSSSQTYQLKINGSAIWLGENVEIKKLENTSIESIANISTSEFTSDTKTSYVTLGWYNYGEGHLLTSKDYVYVVKTSDGKYAAFEITNYYDDEGNSGTFTIDWKYLN; this is encoded by the coding sequence ATGAAACAAATTCTATATATAATTTTAATATTAAGTATTTTTATTTCATGCGATGAAAACTCAACGGATCCGAAAGATGATAATAAAACAGAAGTTCAACAATTCAAATCCCACAATGTAAAAACAAATGGCAAACACTATTTTTCATTCAGCACAAATTCTGCAGAAACGAGTGAACCAAGTAGTTTCGATATTGCTTTTGGTACTGTACCCTTAACTGTTGAATCTGCACCTTGTCAATATTTTACAATGCCGAACGATCCGGTAATTTTATGCGGACCAAATTCAGAAATTGCAATAATTGATGCTGTAAGTTTAGGTGAAGTTACTTCTATTCCCGCTGCAAGTGAATTTGCAAAAGATAACACTGTTGGCGAAGCTTATATTGGAAAAAAATGGTATGATGCTAATAATGCAGTTTTGCAAAATGTTTATATAATAAAAAATTGTGCCGGCAATTACTCATTACTCGAAATCACAAATTATGATTATGATTTTACACTTCATCAAATATCGAGTATTCATTTTAGGTACAAATATAATTCATTCGGTGGAACTGATTTTTCTACAACTCCAATTGATTCATTCAAAACGGAAAATGCTTATAACGATATGAAATATTTTTCGTTTGAAGAAGGAAAAGTTTCTTCAAGTCAAACTTATCAATTAAAAATAAATGGCAGCGCAATTTGGTTGGGAGAAAATGTTGAGATAAAAAAATTGGAAAATACTTCAATTGAAAGTATCGCAAATATTTCTACTTCTGAATTTACTTCAGATACAAAAACAAGTTATGTAACGCTGGGTTGGTATAATTATGGAGAAGGTCATTTGCTTACTTCAAAAGATTATGTATATGTTGTTAAAACTTCAGATGGAAAATATGCCGCATTTGAAATAACTAACTATTATGATGACGAAGGAAATTCGGGCACATTTACAATTGATTGGAAATATTTAAACTAA